A single Henriciella sp. AS95 DNA region contains:
- a CDS encoding alpha/beta hydrolase has product MTDIHYTSDDGLDLYAWAYGPDTAPLTVLCMHGLTRNHKDFEPMIEALGSPYRFIAVDVRGRGRSQRAADPATYTPVHYAGDMIALLNHLGIEKTALIGTSMGGLMAMLMAKSVPEKISGVVLNDVGPVVEAKGLARIAAYAGAPEPVSDWSTAAAKTAASQTIAFPDYKDEDWLAFARRTWRETGDGQLELDYDAQITKSLGESKPSLMLRFAMWRLFNAMKPFPLLVTRGETSDVLSPKTAKLMIKRHPDGKLVTIPGRGHAPMLDEPAAVSAISQFLKKIEAQS; this is encoded by the coding sequence ATGACCGACATTCATTACACCTCCGATGATGGCCTGGACCTCTACGCCTGGGCTTACGGCCCGGACACGGCCCCGCTCACCGTGCTGTGCATGCACGGCCTGACGCGTAACCACAAAGACTTCGAGCCGATGATCGAGGCGCTGGGCAGCCCCTATCGCTTCATCGCCGTCGATGTGCGTGGGCGCGGCCGGTCACAGCGCGCCGCTGATCCGGCAACCTACACCCCGGTCCACTATGCCGGCGACATGATCGCCTTGCTGAACCATCTCGGCATCGAAAAGACCGCCCTGATCGGCACGTCCATGGGCGGCCTCATGGCGATGCTGATGGCAAAATCCGTCCCCGAAAAGATTTCAGGCGTGGTTCTCAATGATGTCGGCCCGGTCGTCGAAGCCAAGGGCCTCGCGCGTATCGCCGCCTATGCCGGCGCGCCGGAACCGGTCTCCGACTGGAGCACCGCCGCAGCAAAGACCGCCGCCAGCCAGACCATCGCCTTTCCCGATTACAAAGACGAGGACTGGCTCGCCTTCGCCCGCCGCACCTGGCGCGAAACCGGCGATGGCCAACTCGAACTCGACTATGATGCGCAGATCACCAAGTCGCTCGGCGAGTCCAAGCCCAGCCTGATGCTGCGCTTCGCCATGTGGCGGCTGTTCAACGCGATGAAGCCGTTTCCCCTTCTCGTCACACGCGGCGAAACCTCTGACGTCCTGTCGCCGAAGACCGCAAAACTGATGATCAAGCGCCACCCGGACGGCAAACTCGTCACCATTCCCGGCCGGGGCCACGCCCCCATGCTTGACGAACCGGCCGCGGTCAGCGCCATCTCGCAATTCCTGAAAAAGATCGAGGCACAGTCATGA
- a CDS encoding MFS transporter: protein MTTGTATRPGAIPGRTWMLIVLTLVYTFNHVDRQILITVIEPIKAEFGLSDGQIGWLTGLAFAALYATLGIPVAMWADRGNRRNIITIALTIWSGMTALTGFAQNFWHLFLARMGVGIGESGGTPPATSMIADLYPPQQRAFALGVYTCGIGFGIMIGYILGAYVYAHFGWRAAFFAAGIPGLILACLVRFTVKEPARGFSDASQPDEDAPGFLETMKFMFGQRSYLLILLGCLLICISANAFVAFTSSYLQRTFDLQPQDVSLPLGLLIGGVGGAGAMILGVVCDRLSSKDLRWRPWIIAVTSAVALPFAWMVLSAKTVEMAYVWNVVPSFVGLIYASIAYTATQELVKVRMRSVGAAFTLFSLTLIGIGGGPLIAGTISDYFLAAGHEAPLADALKVILGFNAASIVCLFFAGLDYRKDVARAMAKSGAVEPA, encoded by the coding sequence ATGACTACAGGCACAGCGACCAGACCAGGCGCGATTCCGGGCCGCACATGGATGCTCATCGTCCTGACGCTCGTCTATACGTTCAACCATGTCGACCGGCAGATCCTGATCACGGTGATCGAGCCGATCAAGGCTGAGTTCGGCCTCTCGGACGGCCAGATCGGCTGGCTCACCGGCCTCGCCTTCGCGGCCCTCTACGCAACGCTTGGCATCCCCGTTGCCATGTGGGCTGATCGTGGCAATCGCCGCAACATCATCACCATCGCGCTGACCATCTGGTCCGGCATGACGGCGCTGACCGGCTTTGCCCAGAACTTCTGGCATCTCTTCCTCGCCCGCATGGGTGTCGGCATCGGCGAGTCCGGCGGCACACCGCCCGCCACCTCGATGATCGCGGATCTCTACCCCCCACAGCAGCGCGCCTTCGCGCTCGGCGTCTATACGTGCGGCATCGGCTTCGGCATCATGATCGGCTACATTCTCGGCGCTTATGTCTATGCGCATTTCGGCTGGCGTGCGGCCTTCTTCGCCGCCGGCATTCCGGGTCTGATCCTCGCCTGTCTCGTCCGCTTCACCGTCAAGGAGCCGGCGCGCGGCTTCTCCGATGCCAGCCAGCCTGACGAGGACGCACCGGGCTTCCTCGAAACCATGAAGTTCATGTTCGGCCAGCGCAGCTATCTGCTCATCCTGCTCGGCTGCCTGCTCATCTGCATCTCCGCCAACGCCTTCGTCGCCTTCACCTCAAGCTACCTGCAGCGCACCTTCGACCTGCAGCCGCAGGATGTCTCCCTTCCGCTCGGCCTGCTGATCGGCGGTGTCGGCGGGGCCGGCGCGATGATCCTTGGCGTCGTGTGCGACCGGCTTTCCTCGAAGGACCTTCGCTGGCGCCCCTGGATCATCGCCGTCACCAGCGCCGTCGCCCTGCCCTTCGCCTGGATGGTGCTCAGCGCCAAAACCGTCGAGATGGCCTATGTCTGGAACGTGGTGCCGAGCTTCGTCGGCCTCATCTATGCCTCCATCGCTTATACCGCGACGCAGGAGCTGGTGAAAGTCCGCATGCGCTCGGTCGGCGCGGCCTTCACCCTGTTCAGCCTGACCCTGATCGGCATTGGCGGCGGTCCGCTCATCGCCGGTACGATCAGCGACTACTTTCTCGCAGCGGGCCATGAAGCCCCGCTCGCCGACGCACTGAAAGTCATCCTCGGCTTCAATGCGGCCAGCATCGTCTGCCTCTTCTTCGCCGGTCTCGACTATCGCAAGGATGTCGCCCGCGCGATGGCGAAGTCTGGCGCGGTTGAGCCGGCCTAA
- a CDS encoding enoyl-CoA hydratase, whose protein sequence is MSEWVMPEGRTVHGSLDKLVGIADGGAGWLVFNNPERRNAVSKEMWEAIPVILKAFEDDPEVKVVILTGAGGKAFVSGADISEFETRVEKASDDGAFRKDAELAYAAIANCKLPTIAMIGGACVGGGMATALCCDLRIASEGSKFGIPAARLGIGYPYGGVEMLVAIVGPARAKQILYTASIFGTDEAAAWGVIHEAVPKGRLDARVAELAATITANAPLSVSASKASINHAAGTAADMDFGLVEAAISKATHSEDLIEGHRAFLEKRRAIFKGR, encoded by the coding sequence ATGAGCGAATGGGTGATGCCTGAGGGGCGGACCGTCCACGGGTCTCTGGATAAACTTGTCGGCATCGCTGATGGCGGGGCCGGCTGGCTGGTCTTCAACAATCCCGAACGGCGCAATGCTGTATCGAAAGAGATGTGGGAGGCCATCCCGGTCATCCTGAAAGCGTTCGAAGACGATCCGGAGGTGAAGGTCGTCATCCTGACCGGGGCGGGCGGCAAGGCCTTTGTGTCTGGCGCGGACATTTCAGAGTTCGAAACGCGGGTCGAGAAGGCCAGCGATGATGGCGCGTTCCGCAAGGATGCAGAGCTCGCTTATGCGGCGATCGCCAATTGCAAGCTGCCGACAATCGCCATGATCGGCGGGGCCTGCGTGGGCGGCGGTATGGCGACGGCGCTCTGCTGTGATTTGCGCATTGCGAGCGAGGGGTCGAAGTTCGGGATTCCGGCAGCCAGGCTTGGCATCGGCTATCCCTATGGCGGCGTGGAGATGCTGGTCGCCATTGTCGGGCCAGCCAGGGCCAAGCAGATACTCTATACGGCCAGCATTTTCGGAACTGATGAGGCCGCTGCGTGGGGCGTCATTCATGAAGCCGTGCCCAAAGGGCGGCTGGACGCGCGTGTGGCAGAGCTGGCCGCGACGATCACGGCGAATGCGCCGCTATCGGTTTCAGCCTCCAAGGCGTCAATCAATCATGCGGCGGGCACAGCGGCGGACATGGATTTTGGCCTCGTCGAAGCGGCGATCTCGAAGGCCACGCACAGCGAGGACCTGATTGAGGGCCACCGCGCCTTCCTTGAAAAGCGCAGAGCCATCTTCAAAGGGCGTTAG
- a CDS encoding RNA polymerase sigma factor — protein sequence MTNRPGLNNEIVEAVPHVRRFAYSLTRNAADADDLVQSVIERVLDRGLPDDAELKKWMFRVCRNLWIDGLRAKKTRLEAVPELRERPANTLSSETVAADQMMMAKTREAIDELPDAYREVMTVVGLGGASYKEAAAMLDTPIGTIMSRLGRARAMVAERTGYHD from the coding sequence ATGACTAACAGGCCTGGTCTTAATAATGAGATTGTCGAAGCGGTGCCGCATGTCCGGCGCTTCGCATACTCGCTCACGCGCAATGCCGCGGACGCTGACGATCTCGTGCAGAGTGTAATTGAACGTGTGCTCGACCGGGGCTTACCGGACGATGCCGAATTGAAGAAGTGGATGTTCAGAGTGTGCCGCAATTTATGGATCGATGGCCTTCGCGCAAAGAAGACGCGCCTGGAAGCGGTGCCTGAATTGCGGGAGCGGCCGGCCAATACGCTGTCGAGCGAGACGGTCGCGGCCGACCAGATGATGATGGCGAAGACACGCGAAGCCATTGATGAACTGCCCGATGCCTACCGCGAAGTGATGACGGTGGTTGGGCTCGGCGGCGCTTCCTACAAGGAAGCCGCAGCGATGCTGGACACCCCGATTGGAACGATCATGAGCCGGCTCGGACGGGCACGCGCGATGGTCGCAGAAAGGACAGGCTATCATGACTGA
- a CDS encoding S8 family serine peptidase codes for MAISPFLSRLGALCAGTMLAMIPAAHAQLLPGLADSLEQTVRDVERTVEDLVTEQIGNGLDDTLEPVGELLEGLPIVDGIGEVATSVDVGNTLVDTLQIIALDDTLGRTIGLVDNLTTAIPGISRLPINVRGARPIELDLDQGWPVVRNEWVVLVPSARAGDVEDLGVDIVERTDLSGADETLFVVSLTSDTPTAEAIEAKLASLDASPSDRNHVFRGASEPSDLASDIARRMSSTTNVDAPSPDALRIGLIDTDVDETHPALQNITLYEADFVSMGEFRPQTHGTAVASILAANNAKSPEARHELLAASAFFLSSDGTTGATSASLIEAIDWLQANGAAVINVSLTGPPNRALEAIIQSRQDAGTVFVAAVGNEGPASGPLYPAAYDGVVGVTAVDAKGKIYRWANRGSFVDVASLGVDVPVAKPGGMATRDSGTSFAAPIVTAFLGGWTNARRLEPGAADSLIQASVRSRPKGGRDDIYGYGILSPTR; via the coding sequence ATGGCGATAAGCCCCTTCCTCTCACGTCTTGGCGCCCTGTGCGCGGGAACCATGCTTGCCATGATTCCAGCCGCTCACGCACAGCTTCTGCCGGGATTGGCTGACTCGCTGGAACAAACGGTCCGCGACGTCGAACGCACGGTCGAAGACCTCGTAACCGAGCAGATTGGCAACGGTCTCGATGACACGCTCGAACCTGTGGGCGAACTGCTGGAAGGCTTGCCAATTGTTGACGGCATCGGCGAGGTGGCGACTTCAGTCGACGTCGGCAATACGCTTGTCGATACGCTTCAAATCATCGCGCTGGACGACACGCTGGGCCGGACCATCGGACTGGTCGATAATCTCACCACCGCCATTCCGGGCATTTCCCGCCTGCCCATCAATGTTCGCGGCGCACGCCCGATAGAGCTGGACCTCGATCAGGGCTGGCCGGTCGTGCGAAACGAATGGGTGGTGCTCGTCCCATCTGCCCGCGCGGGCGACGTGGAAGACCTCGGCGTTGACATCGTGGAGCGCACGGACCTCTCCGGCGCGGACGAAACGCTGTTTGTCGTGAGCCTCACATCCGACACGCCAACCGCTGAGGCCATTGAGGCAAAGCTCGCCTCGCTCGACGCCTCACCATCAGACCGCAATCACGTCTTTCGGGGCGCGTCAGAGCCGTCCGATCTGGCCAGCGATATTGCCAGGCGGATGAGTTCGACGACCAACGTCGACGCGCCCAGCCCGGACGCACTTCGCATCGGCCTCATCGATACGGACGTCGACGAAACCCACCCTGCCCTGCAAAACATCACGCTTTACGAGGCTGATTTCGTCTCAATGGGAGAGTTTCGTCCGCAGACGCATGGCACCGCCGTCGCGTCCATCCTGGCGGCAAACAATGCGAAAAGCCCTGAGGCGCGGCATGAATTGCTGGCGGCCTCGGCATTCTTCCTGTCCAGCGACGGGACCACAGGCGCAACCTCGGCCAGCCTCATCGAAGCCATTGACTGGCTGCAGGCAAATGGCGCGGCCGTGATTAATGTCAGCCTGACCGGCCCACCCAATCGGGCGCTGGAAGCCATCATCCAGTCGCGGCAAGACGCCGGAACCGTTTTCGTGGCTGCTGTCGGCAATGAAGGCCCCGCCTCCGGTCCGCTCTATCCGGCCGCCTATGACGGCGTTGTCGGCGTCACAGCGGTCGACGCAAAGGGGAAAATCTATCGCTGGGCCAATCGCGGATCATTTGTGGATGTCGCTTCGCTCGGCGTCGATGTTCCCGTTGCAAAGCCTGGCGGCATGGCCACTCGCGACTCCGGCACCAGCTTCGCCGCTCCGATCGTGACCGCCTTTCTCGGCGGCTGGACCAATGCGAGGCGGCTGGAGCCCGGCGCCGCAGACAGTCTCATCCAGGCCTCTGTCCGCTCCCGCCCCAAAGGGGGGCGGGACGACATCTACGGCTATGGGATCCTGTCTCCGACGCGCTAG